One Dasypus novemcinctus isolate mDasNov1 chromosome 1, mDasNov1.1.hap2, whole genome shotgun sequence genomic window carries:
- the NCAPG gene encoding condensin complex subunit 3 isoform X1 — translation MGAGKRLLPLKEAFQLAQQPHQNQAKLVVALSRTYGTMDNKTVFHEEFIHYLKYAMVVYKREPAVERVIEFAAKFVTSFHQSEMEDDEEEDGGILNYLFTFLLKSHEANSNAVRFRVCQLINKLLGSMPENAQIDDDLFDKINEAMLVRLKDKIPNVRIQAVLALSRLQDPKDDDCPVVNAYATLIENDSNPEVRRAVLSCIAPSAKTLPKIVGRTKDVKEAVRKLAYQVLAEKVHMRAMSIAQRVMLLQQGLNDRSDAVKQAMKKHLLQGWLRFTEGDILELLHRLDVENSSEVAISVLNALFSMIPLNELVGMCKNNDGRKLIPVETLTPEIALYWRVLCEYLKLKGEEGEEFLEKILPEPVVYAEYLLSYIQNIPVVNDEQRGDFSYIGNLMTKEFIGQQLILIIKSLDTNEEGGRKRLLAILQETLTLPTTPVSLISFLVERLLHIVIDDNRRTQIVTEIISEIRAPIVTVGVDDPAEARKKELKMAEIKVKLFEAKEALENCITLQDFNRASELKEDIKALEDARISLMKETEQLEIKEVHIEKNDSETLQKCLILCYELLKQMSISTGIGATMNALIESLILPGIISVHPIVRNMAVLCLACCGLQNQDFASKHFVLLLQVLQIDDVTIKISALKAIFDQLMTFGIEPFKTKKLKAPQSEGAELNSDAEQESKEAEEETATAKNVLKLLSDFLDSEVSELRTGAAEGLAKLMFSGILVSSRILSRLILLWYNPVTEEDIRLRHCLGVFFPMFAYASRTNQECFEEAFLPTLQTLFSAPASSPLAEIDITNVAELLVDLTRPSGLNPQAKNSQDYQALTVHDNLAMKICSEILTSPCSPEIRVYTKVLSALELSSYLAKDLLVLLNEILEQVKDRTCLRALEKIKIQLEKGNKEDCDQAVAAVQDAKTTTIIQNEDEKNNEVYMTPLRDIKSTQASKSNQQKTNRGRRKVTASAVVNRRRQTAETDSESDHEVPEPDSEMKMRLPRRAKTAALEKSKLNLAQFLSEDTS, via the exons ATGGATAATAAAACAGTTTTTCATGAGGAATTCATTCATTACCTTAAATATGCTATGGTGGTCTATAAACGTGAACCAGCTGTGGAGAGGGTAATAGAATTTGCAGCAAAGTTTGTTACTTCATTTCATCAATCAGAGATGGAAGATGATGAAGAGGAAGATGGtggcattttaaattatttgtttactttCCTCTTAAAG tcTCATGAAGCAAACAGCAATGCAGTCAGATTCAGAGTGTGCCAGCTTATTAACAAGCTCTTGGGGAGTATGCCAGAAAATGCCCAGATTGATGATGATTTATTTGATAAAATTAATGAAGCCATGCTTGTTAGATTGAAAGATAAAATTCCAAATGTGAGGATACAGGCAGTTCTGGCTCTTTCACGACTTCAGGATCCCAAAGATGATGATTGCCCAGTGGTTAATG CATATGCAACTTTGATCGAAAATGATTCAAATCCAGAAGTTAGGAGGGCAGTGTTATCATGTATTGCACCATCAGCAAAGACTTTGCCGAAAATTGTAGGGCGTACCAAGGATGTGAAAGAGGCTGTCAGAAAGTTGGCTTATCAG GTTTTAGCTGAAAAGGTACATATGAGAGCTATGTCCATTGCTCAGAGAGTAATGCTCCTTCAACAAGGTCTTAATGACAGATCAG ATGCTGTGAAACAAGCAATGAAAAAGCATCTTCTCCAAGGCTGGTTACGTTTCACTGAAGGAGATATCTTAGAGTTGCTTCATCGACTGGATGTGGAAAATTCTTCTGAAGTGGCAATCTCTGTTCTTAATGCCTTATTTTCAATGATACCTCTTAATGAACTTGTAGGAATGTGTAAAAATAATGATGGCAG GAAATTGATTCCAGTGGAAACATTAACTCCTGAAATTGCTTTGTATTGGCGTGTCCTTTGTGAGTATTTGAAATTGAAAGGAGAAGAAGGTGAAGAATTTTTAGAGAAGATTTTGCCAGAGCCTGTAGTATATGCAGAGTATTTACTGAG TTATATTCAGAACATTCCAGTTGTTAATGATGAACAGAGAGGTGAtttttcctatattggaaatttGATGACAAAAGAGTTCATAGGTCAACAATTGATTCTAATCATCAAATCTTTGGATACCAATGAAGAAGGAGGAAG GAAACGACTGCTGGCTATCTTGCAGGAGACTCTTACTCTACCCACAACACCTGTttccctcatttcttttcttgttgaGAGACTGCTCCATATTGTTATTGATGATAATAGGAGAACACAAATT GTTACAGAAATTATCTCAGAGATTCGGGCACCAATTGTTACTGTTGGTGTTGATGATCCAGCTgaagcaagaaagaaagaactcAAG ATGGCTGAAATAAAAGTTAAACTTTTTGAGGCAAAAGAAGCTTTGGAAAATTGCATTACCTTACAGGATTTTAATCGGGCATCAGAActaaaagaagatataaaagcaTTAGAAGATGCCAGAATAAGCCTAATGAAAGAGACAGAACAACTTGAAATTAAAGAAGTCCACATAGAGAAG AATGATTCTGAGACACTACAGAAGTGTCTTATTTTGTGCTATGAACTATTGAAGCAGATGTCTATTTCAACAGGTATAGGTGCAACCATGAATGCGCTCATCGAATCTTTG ATCCTCCCTGGAATAATAAGTGTTCATCCTATAGTAAGAAATATGGCTGTTTTATGCTTGGCATGCTGTGGACTACAAAACCAGGATTTTGCAAGTAAACACTTCGTTTTACTATTGCAG GTTTTGCAAATTGATGATGTGACAATAAAAATCAGTGCTTTAAAGGCAATCTTTGACCAATTGATGACATTTGGGATTGAAccatttaaaactaaaaaacttAAGGCCCCTCAAAGTGAAGGTGCAGAATTAAACAGTGATGCTGAGCAAGAGTCAAAAGAAGCTGAAGAAGAGACTGCTACAGCTAAGAATGTTCTGAAGCTCCTTTCTGATTTCTTAGATAGTGAG GTGTCTGAACTCAGGACAGGAGCTGCAGAAGGACTAGCCAAGCTGATGTTCTCTGGAATACTGGTCAGCAGCAGGATTCTTTCTCGTCTTATTTTGTTATGGTACAATCCTGTGACTGAAGAGGATATTCGACTTCGACATTGCCTTGGGGTGTTCTTCCCCATGTTTGCTTATGCGAGCAG GACTAATCAGGAATGCTTTGAAGAAGCTTTTCTTCCAACTCTGCAAACACTGTTCAGTGCCCCTGCATCTTCTCCTTTAGCTGAAATTGATATCACTAATGTTGCCGAGCTGCTTGTAGATTTGACACGACCAAGTGGATTAAATCCTCAGGCCAAAAATTCCCAAGATTATCAG gCCTTAACAGTACATGACAATTTGGCTATGAAAATTTGCAGTGAGATCTTAACAAGTCCCTGTTCACCAGAAATTCGAGTCTATACAAAAGTTTTGAGTGCCTTAGAACTCAGTAGCTATCTTGCAAAAGATCTTCTGGTTCTACTGAATGAGATTCTGGAG CAAGTAAAAGATAGGACATGTCTGAGAGCTTTGGAGAAAATCAAGATTCAgttagaaaaaggaaataaagaagactGTGACCAAGCAGTAGCAGCAGTGCAGGATGCTAAAACGACTACCATTATTCAAAATGAAGATG aaaagaataatgaagtaTATATGACTCCTCTCAGGGATATAAAATCAACCCAAGCATCAAAATCCAATCAGCAAAAGACTAACAGAG GACGGAGAAAAGTGACAGCTTCAGCTGTGGTGAACAGGAGACGTCAGACTGCTGAAACTGATTCTGAAAG TGATCATGAAGTTCCAGAACCAGACTCAGAAATGAAGATGAGATTACCAAGACGAGCCAAAACAGCAGCACTAGAAAAAAGTAAACTTAATCTTGCACAATTTCTCAGTGAAGACACAAGTTAG
- the NCAPG gene encoding condensin complex subunit 3 isoform X2, with protein sequence MGAGKRLLPLKEAFQLAQQPHQNQAKLVVALSRTYGTMDNKTVFHEEFIHYLKYAMVVYKREPAVERVIEFAAKFVTSFHQSEMEDDEEEDGGILNYLFTFLLKSHEANSNAVRFRVCQLINKLLGSMPENAQIDDDLFDKINEAMLVRLKDKIPNVRIQAVLALSRLQDPKDDDCPVVNAYATLIENDSNPEVRRAVLSCIAPSAKTLPKIVGRTKDVKEAVRKLAYQVLAEKVHMRAMSIAQRVMLLQQGLNDRSDAVKQAMKKHLLQGWLRFTEGDILELLHRLDVENSSEVAISVLNALFSMIPLNELVGMCKNNDGRKLIPVETLTPEIALYWRVLCEYLKLKGEEGEEFLEKILPEPVVYAEYLLSYIQNIPVVNDEQRGDFSYIGNLMTKEFIGQQLILIIKSLDTNEEGGRKRLLAILQETLTLPTTPVSLISFLVERLLHIVIDDNRRTQIVTEIISEIRAPIVTVGVDDPAEARKKELKMAEIKVKLFEAKEALENCITLQDFNRASELKEDIKALEDARISLMKETEQLEIKEVHIEKNDSETLQKCLILCYELLKQMSISTGIGATMNALIESLILPGIISVHPIVRNMAVLCLACCGLQNQDFASKHFVLLLQVLQIDDVTIKISALKAIFDQLMTFGIEPFKTKKLKAPQSEGAELNSDAEQESKEAEEETATAKNVLKLLSDFLDSEVSELRTGAAEGLAKLMFSGILVSSRILSRLILLWYNPVTEEDIRLRHCLGVFFPMFAYASRTNQECFEEAFLPTLQTLFSAPASSPLAEIDITNVAELLVDLTRPSGLNPQAKNSQDYQALTVHDNLAMKICSEILTSPCSPEIRVYTKVLSALELSSYLAKDLLVLLNEILEQVKDRTCLRALEKIKIQLEKGNKEDCDQAVAAVQDAKTTTIIQNEDEKNNEVYMTPLRDIKSTQASKSNQQKTNRVIMKFQNQTQK encoded by the exons ATGGATAATAAAACAGTTTTTCATGAGGAATTCATTCATTACCTTAAATATGCTATGGTGGTCTATAAACGTGAACCAGCTGTGGAGAGGGTAATAGAATTTGCAGCAAAGTTTGTTACTTCATTTCATCAATCAGAGATGGAAGATGATGAAGAGGAAGATGGtggcattttaaattatttgtttactttCCTCTTAAAG tcTCATGAAGCAAACAGCAATGCAGTCAGATTCAGAGTGTGCCAGCTTATTAACAAGCTCTTGGGGAGTATGCCAGAAAATGCCCAGATTGATGATGATTTATTTGATAAAATTAATGAAGCCATGCTTGTTAGATTGAAAGATAAAATTCCAAATGTGAGGATACAGGCAGTTCTGGCTCTTTCACGACTTCAGGATCCCAAAGATGATGATTGCCCAGTGGTTAATG CATATGCAACTTTGATCGAAAATGATTCAAATCCAGAAGTTAGGAGGGCAGTGTTATCATGTATTGCACCATCAGCAAAGACTTTGCCGAAAATTGTAGGGCGTACCAAGGATGTGAAAGAGGCTGTCAGAAAGTTGGCTTATCAG GTTTTAGCTGAAAAGGTACATATGAGAGCTATGTCCATTGCTCAGAGAGTAATGCTCCTTCAACAAGGTCTTAATGACAGATCAG ATGCTGTGAAACAAGCAATGAAAAAGCATCTTCTCCAAGGCTGGTTACGTTTCACTGAAGGAGATATCTTAGAGTTGCTTCATCGACTGGATGTGGAAAATTCTTCTGAAGTGGCAATCTCTGTTCTTAATGCCTTATTTTCAATGATACCTCTTAATGAACTTGTAGGAATGTGTAAAAATAATGATGGCAG GAAATTGATTCCAGTGGAAACATTAACTCCTGAAATTGCTTTGTATTGGCGTGTCCTTTGTGAGTATTTGAAATTGAAAGGAGAAGAAGGTGAAGAATTTTTAGAGAAGATTTTGCCAGAGCCTGTAGTATATGCAGAGTATTTACTGAG TTATATTCAGAACATTCCAGTTGTTAATGATGAACAGAGAGGTGAtttttcctatattggaaatttGATGACAAAAGAGTTCATAGGTCAACAATTGATTCTAATCATCAAATCTTTGGATACCAATGAAGAAGGAGGAAG GAAACGACTGCTGGCTATCTTGCAGGAGACTCTTACTCTACCCACAACACCTGTttccctcatttcttttcttgttgaGAGACTGCTCCATATTGTTATTGATGATAATAGGAGAACACAAATT GTTACAGAAATTATCTCAGAGATTCGGGCACCAATTGTTACTGTTGGTGTTGATGATCCAGCTgaagcaagaaagaaagaactcAAG ATGGCTGAAATAAAAGTTAAACTTTTTGAGGCAAAAGAAGCTTTGGAAAATTGCATTACCTTACAGGATTTTAATCGGGCATCAGAActaaaagaagatataaaagcaTTAGAAGATGCCAGAATAAGCCTAATGAAAGAGACAGAACAACTTGAAATTAAAGAAGTCCACATAGAGAAG AATGATTCTGAGACACTACAGAAGTGTCTTATTTTGTGCTATGAACTATTGAAGCAGATGTCTATTTCAACAGGTATAGGTGCAACCATGAATGCGCTCATCGAATCTTTG ATCCTCCCTGGAATAATAAGTGTTCATCCTATAGTAAGAAATATGGCTGTTTTATGCTTGGCATGCTGTGGACTACAAAACCAGGATTTTGCAAGTAAACACTTCGTTTTACTATTGCAG GTTTTGCAAATTGATGATGTGACAATAAAAATCAGTGCTTTAAAGGCAATCTTTGACCAATTGATGACATTTGGGATTGAAccatttaaaactaaaaaacttAAGGCCCCTCAAAGTGAAGGTGCAGAATTAAACAGTGATGCTGAGCAAGAGTCAAAAGAAGCTGAAGAAGAGACTGCTACAGCTAAGAATGTTCTGAAGCTCCTTTCTGATTTCTTAGATAGTGAG GTGTCTGAACTCAGGACAGGAGCTGCAGAAGGACTAGCCAAGCTGATGTTCTCTGGAATACTGGTCAGCAGCAGGATTCTTTCTCGTCTTATTTTGTTATGGTACAATCCTGTGACTGAAGAGGATATTCGACTTCGACATTGCCTTGGGGTGTTCTTCCCCATGTTTGCTTATGCGAGCAG GACTAATCAGGAATGCTTTGAAGAAGCTTTTCTTCCAACTCTGCAAACACTGTTCAGTGCCCCTGCATCTTCTCCTTTAGCTGAAATTGATATCACTAATGTTGCCGAGCTGCTTGTAGATTTGACACGACCAAGTGGATTAAATCCTCAGGCCAAAAATTCCCAAGATTATCAG gCCTTAACAGTACATGACAATTTGGCTATGAAAATTTGCAGTGAGATCTTAACAAGTCCCTGTTCACCAGAAATTCGAGTCTATACAAAAGTTTTGAGTGCCTTAGAACTCAGTAGCTATCTTGCAAAAGATCTTCTGGTTCTACTGAATGAGATTCTGGAG CAAGTAAAAGATAGGACATGTCTGAGAGCTTTGGAGAAAATCAAGATTCAgttagaaaaaggaaataaagaagactGTGACCAAGCAGTAGCAGCAGTGCAGGATGCTAAAACGACTACCATTATTCAAAATGAAGATG aaaagaataatgaagtaTATATGACTCCTCTCAGGGATATAAAATCAACCCAAGCATCAAAATCCAATCAGCAAAAGACTAACAGAG TGATCATGAAGTTCCAGAACCAGACTCAGAAATGA